The Papaver somniferum cultivar HN1 chromosome 6, ASM357369v1, whole genome shotgun sequence genome segment CGCTGAATCCCAAGAAGACTCATCGTCTTCTAATAGTCCTGTAGCTGTTTCGGCTACGTCAGTTAGTGAAGGAGAAACCAAAATTACTTCTGAAAAGGAAGAAGTAAAACAACAGGCCGACGAGGTTCCGTATATTTCGAAAGAGTTTATGGAAGTTACTTCTCTTAGCAAAGAAAAAAACGTTGCttctgatgaggaagaagaaaatcaggCGGATAAAGTTTCGCATGATTTATTAGAGTTTATTGATTCGTCGTCGActcaagagaatttttattctaactGAAAACAGTACCAATACGATTCCCACAACATCAATTGGTGAGGAAAACATAAACATTACTCTGCAGGACAAAGGAAATCAAGTTGAAGAGATATTGCATGATTCGCTGTATATCATGGGTGAGTCTTCATATTTTGATATACCTAATGATTTTATAGATTCTGATAATGATTTAGTTTCTCTATCTACTATTGAGATCAATCATCAATTTCTTATTCATGAAAACGCACGTATGAACTCTTGCGTAAACCCCATCAAGGATCAACTTATTGAGTTATCATATGGGAATGCTTTTGTGTCGCCATATATTTCTGTCGATGAGTTTGTATGTCGATTTCTTGAAGATATAAGTGTAGAGAATTAcactggaatttttttttttttgatcagaaaaGAGAAAATATATTAGAAATGAAGAATGTACAAAAGTCTACCCAAGTAGACTAAAAGAAAAGGAGTAACAGACTAGTTACAAGAATAAATTTTCCCAATCCGTCGTCACTGAACTTGAGAAGTTAACATGCACTCTTTTCCCTGCTGCAGAAGACCAAAGGAGAATTAAGGTTTTAGCCTCAGTACCTGGTCATCATCTATCTTGTAGACATGATTGACATTGAAGATGCGGTTGTTTCGTTCAGTCCATAAACACCAGAATATAGCTGCTCGGATTAAGCTCCAGATGTAATTTCCATTGGATGTGAAATTCGGGTGATACCAACAATTAGCCAGCGACTTAATATTCCTTGGCGTGACCCAAGTGCAACACGAACTTGGGAGTAGTAGTGACCAAACCCTGAAGGCAACCCTGCAATGAAGAAAAAGGTGATCTTGTGTCTCATCATTGCAACCACAAAGTGCACAGAAGTTATCTACTGCCATTCCTTTGCGTAAGAGAATATCCTTCGTGTTTAATTTCCCATGAACCAAACTCCAGACGAAGATATTTACCTTAGGAGGGATCGACGTTTTCCAACCGAACAAAAGTGGGAAATTTTCGACACCTGCAGACTCAACCAGTTTCAATTATAGGGTTTTAATAGAAAAGACACCCGAAGAATGCAAGGTCCACCTCCTGGTGTCCGTTAATCCATCAAGGATAGGCGGGGAATCACCAACGACCGTAAGTAGTAAGGCGTATTCATCAACCTCAACACCAGAAAGTACACGTTTGAAGTCGAACTGCCAGCTACCGTCACCAGATATCATTTGAGCAACTTTTGCATTTCTATTTCGAAAAACCTTGTAAAGATTGGGGGAGACAGTAGCTAATGGAAGCAGCCCACACCAGACATCATTCCAAAAATAAATGTCTCCCTGAATGCAAAAATAAGGTAGAATTTTCTCTTACTAACCTCGCAGCGTCAGCAATCACACGCCAACAAGAAACCCCGTAATATTGTGAAACTTTCCCCGGTAACCAAAAAGAGAAATCAGCACCATACTTATCTTTTATTATCTTGTACCAAAGTTTATTTTTCTCAACACCAAATCTCCACCCCCCATTTAGCTAACATGGCTAGATTCATTAAACGCAGATTACATAAACCCAACCCGCCTCTTTCTTTTGTAGCTTGAACCAAGTCCCAGTTAACTAAATGTGATGTTTTTGCACCCTCTTTATATTCCCACAAAAAATTACGCATCTTGTTCTCAAGCGCTTTAATGATAGAAATTGGCGCCTTAAACAGAGAGAAATAATGCGTAGGTAATGAAGATAAAATACTTTTCAGAAGTACCAACTTACCTCCCCTGGATAAATTTATTCTTCTCCAAGTAGATAGAAGAGCATCAAACTTCTCAAGAATCGGATCCCAAATACTCTTAGAACCAGGCTTTGCACCAAGCGGCAACCCTAAGTATATCAAGGGTAGAGAATCTGTTGAGCAACCAAATTCAGTAGCCCATACAGTTAAATCTGGTACATCACCAACAGCTACGAGTCTGGTTTTAGAAGTATTGACCTTCAAACCAGCAATATACTCGAAACATTGTAGTGCTGAAAACAAATTATGTAACTCCTCCTTACTATtatctataaagaaaatagtatcATCAGCATAATGAAGATGATTAACAGTAATACTGTTTGGAGAAACTGAAAAATCACTGAATAAACTTTGATTAGCAGCCCTATCCATGTATCTCGAGAAACCTTCCATTGCTATATTAAACAAAAGAGGAGAAATCGGACAACCTTGTCTAACACCTCTTGTACTAGTGAAATAACCGAAGGAGGACCCATTAATAAGTACAGAGAAAGAAGAAGTGGAATAACAAAACCTCAACCAATTGCGCCATCTTCTGCTAAAACCCATTTGGTTTAGAACAAATTCCAAGTAGGACCAATTAACCCTGTCAAAAGCTTTCTCTAGATCAATTTTGCACAGAATTCCAGCGTTCCCAGACCTGAGTCTAGAATCTACTAATTCAGTAGCAATCAAAGTACCATCAACAATTTGTCTACCTTCTATATAAGCACACTGTACTGGAGATATGAGGTTATCCATAAAAAGTTTTAACCTATTAGCCAAAACCTTGGCAATAATCTTATAGACACTAGTCAAAAGACAAATAGGTCTGCAATCTTTTATAGTCTCAATATGATccttttttggaacaagagtaaTGAATGTAGAATTATGTTTAGAATTAATGTTACCTTTGGTGCAAAATTCGTTAACAGTTCCCATGACATCATCCTTGAGAAAGAACCAACACCTCTCAAAAAAAAGAACAGGGAAACCATCAGGACCCGGAGCCTTGTCACTGCCTAAATCACGAATTGCCTGTGTAACCTCTTCTTCAGAAAAATCAACATCTAAAATTTCCGACTCCATAGGAGTAATACTGTCAAACTCGATGCCTTCCAAGTTAGGTCTTATGACTTCTTCTTCAGTAAAGAGAGTTTTATAATAGTCCACTATATGAGTTTGTAGCCGACCTCTATCAGACACCAAATCATTACCAATGTAGAGTTGCCTGATTCTGTTGTATCTTCTTCTAGCTGAAGCATTGCTGATGAAAAATCTAGTGTTCCTATCACCTTCCTGAAGCCATTTAGTCTTTGATTTGATAGTGTATTTTCAAATGCCAGCATGGTATCATTGGCAAAATATTTAATAGTTAGGTTAAGAGATAACTTGAAGCCTTGTCCAGAGAATGATACGTACGTGGAGTATACTTTGGTGCAATATCCAAGTATACGATGGAAAACTTCAAATCTTGCTCCTGCTATTGCATATGACGTCCAAACTTCTGTGACTGAGTTGGAACTATCGACACCAAGTGATGCAAACAGTTCCCTTACCAAATTGCATTTTGGAAGCTGCGAGAAATTTGCTCATCTAGGTGGTAGAACGTATGTACTTCATACTGGATTTATTATATACCTGCCAACCTTGATCAATTCCAGTAAGAGGCTGTTTGGAAAGAAAGTTTTGAATCATGTTGATAACCAAGGTGCACGTAATTCTGTTGATCTCTTGAAATCTCATATCCAGTCCGTTAAAGAAATAATTAGTTCTTTACCCTAAGGGTTTAACATTAAATCTCTAAGCAGTGATGAAGTTTGTGACAAAGACCACTTAGGAATTGATAACTTAAGAGAGTGCTTTGTAAACATCACCGACTTTAGTAGCACACAGAGGCGTGACATGTGGTTATCCATTTTCCACATTCATATGGGAAGGTTTTATCTGGCAGAAACTGTTCTCGACGGGTACTCAATTGGGGGATACAATATATTACAGAGTGTATGTACTTTATGGGGTTTAAAAACTCTAGACAAGAGGTTTACATTCGTCCTTGTTCACGAAATGGTCGAGGAGGACATCTTAATATGGTATGTACCCTATCAGATTAATCTTTTTGACCTCTCTTTTGTTTGTAAGGGGACAATCACAGTGGAGGTACACAAATTGCTAAATAACACAATTGACGACAGACGTTATGTCAAAGATAGAGGACTTGGTTGGTCGTTTCTGTGCCAAAACAGAAATACAGATAGTGAATTAAAGGGACTATTTCATTTCTTAGATCAGCAGCGAAACAAGTTAATTGATTATGCTTTCAAAGACGTAGCTCGGAAGTTTGAAGACACACTTATTATACTCGTGGAAGTAATTACTGGCGTGGTTTTCATTACCAATACTAGTGATCTGACTTTTGTCTTTGATCGTGGGAAATTTAAGCATACCTCTTCTCATTCCTTGAGACACATTTTTTGGATCTTTCAGTTTATGATCTCTAGAGCTACGAGATTTCTGTTTGATCGTGGTAAGGCGATAAAAATGATATCTACATTTTTCATGGAGGAAAAGAACTCGTATTCTTTGATGACAGCCCGAtgcctaaagaaatatatggaGATGACGAAGATCTTGTTATTAACTAACTCGAGGACGAGTTTCATTCAAGAAGGGGGATTGATGCAGGGCACATACATGTTCCAGAAGATTCCACATAGAAGCTTAGCTTCTAAGTTTTCCTAGTTTATGCCTTTCCTTATTTCAGGATTTTTTTAGCTTTCCTTTTAATTTTATGTTTCCTAGTTTAATTATTTGCTTAAGCCTGTATAAAGGCTAGTCTTATTCTTATCAATCAATCAATTATCAAACAAtattattatcattttattattcgtTGATtctctttttatcttttcttattttatttatcaaTTTCGTCTGTTTCTCATCTCTTTTTTCCTTCGCATCCCTAACAATCTCCGTATTGTGTTCTTCTCACTATCGTTCAACATTAAAAATTAAGAAAGAGAGACCTACAGTGCTCATTTGAATGCATTATCTAGAGCTGCCAAACATCCCCCAACATAAGGAGCTGGTGGATTGGGATCTTTGGTAATCCACCACCCAACAGGAATCCTCACGGTGTTTATACCGTTTTGGCTAAGAAACTGAAAGTCATCTCGTGTAACATAGCTGTTCCTATGTTCCTGCAATTCAATTAACATTTTTAGAGACCGTTAATATATATTGTACTGAATCTACGGTGTCCACTTTGCACCCAGAGGCTTGAACCGAGTTTGAGTTCTATACACAACAGTTAAGTCATAACTTTTATATTAAAGCAAATAACGCAAGCAGTTGATATTAACATCTACCATGGACAATACGGGATATAAAAAATTGCAGTGAGCACTTGTTTTGCTTTTTCCGGTCCATACCCATTGGAGAGCTGGTACTCTCCTTCCATATTGTTGGAGAAAATATattcttgttacttatatttccTTAGTCTACTAGGTTTCCCAATTTACTAGGTCTTTCCTAAACTTACTCTTACGTAAATATAGTTCTTTCCTAGAATATCTCTATTTGTTGTAACCtattttgttgtaaacttcaCTATATATATCAATGAGAATAAACAAAATATTCACTGTTGAAAAACCATAAACACTGTCTCcaaactttgatttcttcatgGTATCTTCGTGCTAGGTTTCTCTTTAGGTCCTCTTCTTCGCCTAAATATCCTTGCAAATCGAAGTTTCTTTCATCGTCAACAGCAAACCAATCCATCTTCTAAATCGCTCCAACCAGTTTATAAAccaaacaaacacaaaaaaaaaaaaaaaagcaacaacAACGATTTCCTTCATCGTCAAGCAATAGGGTCGTTGCTCTCTCAGTCCAGCACCAGCGACGCCTCTTCACCAGTCAAGCATCAGTGACGCTTCTCTATTGTCAGGCATCAACGACGTTTCCTACATCAGTTGACAACATCCATGGGAGACATTCCTGATCACTCTGTtgacaccagcaacaataacaaAGGTTCTTCTGATACTAATCCTCACGTTCATCCTTCTAGTCCTTATTATGTTCATCCAGCAGACAATCCTACCACTATTCTTTATCAACCCGTTCTCACAAGTGAAAACTATGCCACTTGGGTTCGTGGTTTTCGTAAGGCCTTAAGTGCCAAGGCCAAACTTGGCTACATCGATGGCACAGTTGTTAAGCCAGAAATTTCAGCCGATATAGCGTACTGGCAACGTTGCGATGATCTTGTCGGCAGTTGGGTTTGCAATTCTTGTGAACCCGCAATTGGCCGTAGTGTGATGTCTTTCGAAACAGCTCATGAGATGTGGATGGATTTGAAGAGCCGTTTTGCTCAATCCAATGCAACAAAGTTATATGCAATCAAACAGTCCATTTCAACCTTGAAACAAGAACACCAGACTGTTGCTCAATATTACACACAACTCAAAACTCTTTGGGATCAATTGGATTCTTTTCGGCCTCCCACTGCTTGCATCTGTAATGCTGGTAAGTCCATCCTTGAACACCATAACCAAGATCGTGCTATGGAGTTTTTACAGGGTCTTCAGGAGCGCTTCTCTGCCTTGCGCAGTCAACTTCTGGTCATCGAACCATTGCCGTCAGCAGCGAAACTTTACAATCTCGTCAGGCAAGAGGAAGAGCAACAAGGCCTCAACTCTGCTGCTGTTCCTCTTCTTGACTCTGCGGCTTTGTCTGCTGCTCGCACAGACAATAGAAGCTACCGCAATCCGTCCCAGTTTCGCCCTGTCCACAGCCAATCCAACGGAAACAAACGTCCACGACCCTTTTGCGATCATTGTAATCGGCATGGCCATACACGTCCGGGTGCTGGAAGCTTCATGGTTACCCTACCAACGGCGGAAACGAGCCCTCCAAAGccgctgctgttgctgccaatcACGCCTTAGCTGCTGTCGCTTCTCCTGGCCAGCACTGCAACGCGTCTGCCATGCTCCCAGCTGCGCCTGTCACGTTCCCAGCCCCTGCAATCACTGCCGAACAGTACCAGCAACTGCTCAACCTGCTGGCTCCACCACACAGCGCTGATGTCCCTTCTCCAGCAGCCAACTTCGCTGGTAAGTCTCCTATCAACCGTCCCTTATTTGCTGCTCACGCCTGTTTGTGCACCTCTGGTACCGACTGTTTGTGCCCCTCTGCTCATTTGTGCAACGCTGATTTTTCCCTTATGCATACAACTCCAATTTGCAATTCTGTCTCAATATTGTCGTCTTTTCCCTCTTTGCCAAAAATATTGGCTTGTTCTCTATCTACTTGGATTGTCGATAGTGGTGCTACGCACCATATATGTTCTTCTTTATCATATTTCAATACTTATGCGTTGGTTGACAAACCAATTGAAGTCCAATTGCCAGATGGATCGTTTACCTCTGTGACTCATGTTGGtaatattgatttatcacctaaaaTCAAATTACTAAACGTCCTTCATGTTCCCAGTTTTAAGTTCAATCTCATATCGGTTAGTCAATTAACGAAAACAACCAATTGTTGTATTAAATTTTCTCATGATTCGTGTGTCTTCCAGGACCTTCAAACGAACCaggagattggatggagtagGCGCATTGCCGGCCTATATCATTTTAGCTTCCGtccttctgttttttcttttattgcaAATAAGAGGCCAATGGATATGTGGCATTGCCGTTTAGGCCATCCCAGTGAGGATTGTTTTCGTTTCTTATCTCGCACTTTTAATTTCATTGACTCCAAGAATATTCACTCTTGTATTGTGTGTCCCTTGGCTAAACAAACAAGGTTACCCTTTAATAAAAGTACTTCTTCTCTTCTTATGCTTTCCAGTTAATTCATGCTGATCTTTGGGGACCATTTTCCGTGGCATCCTCTACGGGTGCCAGATATTTTCTCACTTTGGTTGATGATTATACTCGATGCACTTGGGTTTATCTCATGGTTGCCAAATCAGAAACTCTAGTATGTTTACAGAAATTTTTCCAATTTGGGATTCGGCAATATGGTCACAAAATTGCTACCATAACTTCTGGTACTCATACTACATTTATTCCACAACTTCAAACTTTTCGTTCTGATAATGGTTCTGAATTCAAATCTAAAGAACTTCAGTCTTGGTTTCATCAGAATGGTATTTTACATCAAACAAGTTGTGTatacacacctcaacaaaatggaattGTCGAACGTAAACATAGACATCTTCTTAATGTCGCTCGTGCATTACGTTTTCAGTCTAATGTCCCTTTACAATTTTGGGGTGAATGCATATTGACTGCGGCATATTTAATCAACAAAATGCCGACCCCCGTCTTATCACACAAATCCCCTCATGAAATGCTATTGTCCACATTACCGTCTTATTCTCATTTACGGGTTTTTGGTTGCCTTTGTTTTGGTCGCAATCCACGTCCGTCTCACAAATTCGATGCTCGTGCTAAACCGGGCATTTTTGTTGGCTACCCTTACAACCAGAAAGGCTACAAAATATATGACCTTGATTCCAAGACAATTTACATATCCAGAGATGTTGTGTTTCATGAAACACTTTTTCCTTTTCATGATATTGGTTCTCTTCCGCATTCAACTATCACCCATCATGCACGCGACTCTGATCTTGCGTTCTATGACTCCATTCTAACTCCCAATGGAGATAACTCTACTCAACCCTCTACTATTTCACAACCATCCCCGGCCCCAGTGGCACAGGACTCCCTTTTAaattctcgacatcccttatctaCCGCCGAAATGCCATCGCAAGATAATTCTGTGATGCAGACCAATTCCTCTACTTCGCAAACTGCGAATCATTCTCCTCCTCCATCCTCATCACCAGCTTCTCCTGTGCCGGATATATCATCCTCACGGCCAAATCGTACAAAGTCCGCACCTTCGTACTTGAAGGATTATCACTGCAATCTTCCGAAATGCAATTCCACTTCGGTTTATCCAATGACTAAATATCTGTCGTTTGATAAATTTTCTCCAGCTCATAAAGCTTTCCTAGCTCAGGTTCTCCTTACGGAGGAACCCAAAACATACTCACAGGCCAAACTATGCCCTAAATGGAGAGCAGCTATGGCCAAAGAAATTCTTGCTCTGCAGGCCAACGACACTTGGATTCAGGTTGATCTTCCACCCGGTAAAGTGGCAATAGGCTGTAAATGGGTGTTTAAAATTAAATTTCATGTGATGGTACAGTGGAACGATATAAAGCTCGCCTAGTGGCAAAAGGATACACTCAACAAGAGGGCATTGATTTTTATGACACTTTTGCTCCAGTTGCTAAACTCGTCACTATGCGTGTGCTATTATCCATTGCTGCCATTCGAGGATGGTCCcttcatcaacttgatgtcaacAATGCATTCCTTCAAGGCgatcttgatgaagaaatatacatgaaatTACCCCCTGGTTTAGGTTCTGCGGGTCCCTCCAAAGTTCTAAGattaaaaaaatctttatatgggCTGAAACAAGCTTCTAGGCAATGGTTTGCCAAATTTTCTTCGGTATTACTAGCTGAAGGTTTCCAAAAATCGTTATGCGATAATTCTCTCTTCACTTATCATAAAGGGAATACTTCCATTTTTGTCCttatttatgttgatgatatcattatCACCGGTACTGATAATATTTTCATCACCTCTCTCAAATCCAGACTCGCGTCTTATTTCTCAatcaaagatttgggaaaattacaATACTTCTTGGGCATCGAAGTTTCTCGTTCTTCCAAAGGTATTTTTCTTTGTCAAAGGAAGTACATTCTGGATATCCTAAAGGATTCTGGACTCACTGGAACGCGCACTTCTTCTTTTCCTATGGATGCGCATCTAAAACTGACATACGAGGATGGTACGCCTTTACCAGATCCTAGTATTTATCGGCGCTTAATTGGTCGACTTTTATACCTTACAGTCACACGACGAGATATCACTTATGCAGTGAATTATTTAAGCCAATTTATGCAACGTCCTCATTCTTCACATCTGGATGCTGCTAATCATGTTTTACGTTACCTTAAAGGTACTATTGGTCATGGAATTTTTCTGGCCTCTTCCACTCCTTTGATACTCAAAGGATATACCGACTCTGATTGGGCAGGCTGCCCGATGACCCTCCGATCCACTACTGGATACCTTGTTACTATAGGTTCTAGCCCAGTTTCCTGGAAATCTAAAAAGCAACCCACAGTTGCTCGCTCTTCGGCTGAGGCTGAATATCGTGCTCTTGCACATTTAACTGCAGAACTACAATGACTTCGTCATTTGTTTCAGGATTTCCGAATTCCTTGTATTCTTCCAATAGTTGTTTCCTGTGACAGTCAGGCAGCTATTCACATTGCTCAAAATCCAGTATTTCACGAGAGGACGAAGCATATCGAAATTGATTGTTATTTCGTACAGGAGAAACTACTCAACGGCTTAATCAAACCACAACATCTACCGTCTTCTGAACAGCTTGCAGATTTATTCACAAAACCTTTAGGTGTCAAGCAGTTTCAGCATTTGGTTAGCAAGTTGGGTATTCGTTCTGGATCGActcctccaacttgagggggggtgttggagaaaatatattcttgttacttatatttccTTAGTCTACTAGGTTTCCCAATTTACTAGGTCTTTCCTAAACTTAGTCTTACGTAAATATAGTTCTTTCCTAGAATATCTCTATTTGTTGTAATCtattttgttgtaaacttcaCTATATATATCAATGAGAATAAACAAAATATTCACTGTTGAAAAACCATAAACACTGTCTCCAAACTTTGATTTCTTCACATATTACCACCCAAAGTCATTTTAAATATAGCTGTGTTACTATCATCAAATTCTGGGGTCCCTTCAAAGTCTGCTCTGAGCTCATCTCCTGGAGACCCCTGAAAAAGTCAAAAAATATTCAGATATGAATTACAACAACCCGAACGTCAAGTGAGAAGTTTAAAGGCCTGAGAGTATCATACATACCTTCAGATAGTTGTTACCGATAGAAAGTTTAATCCGAACTCGATTTGTTTCCCTATCGCTCGATCTTTCAAGAGTAAATGTTTCTGTCTTCAAAGATGGTGATCTTGATGTTGCGGTGACTGATGCCCCGTCTCCAGCACATGATAGAAACTGTCCATTTACAGCACGAAGCTGATACTACGACTGAGATACCCTCCATAACTGTAACAGAGAGTAGTGTAGACACCCCAATTTTGTGCTATGAGATACTACGTATCTTATACATATCTTCTCTTTAACTGCATATATATTGTATGATGTCATAGTATTGTAAGTATCTCTTGTACGtatcttttgtatattttgtttccCTTTTTTCTGGTTGTAATCTTGTATATGTACTATGACTTTGTCATCTAaagtaatactccctccgtccccaattagatgacctacttggttttaagttttatcccataaatagatgacctatttttgttactataaaaaatatgtataatttaataattatgtttatattcgttacgtaagtgttttaaaatgcttttcaacggtataaagtttacaaaataccgtggtatagtttaaaaGATAAATCATTTTTAAGTTTTACTAATATCCCTGTGTTAAAAATTGTGTAAACTACAACTacgtcatctaattagggacgtaGGGAGTACAATGCAATAGAGATCTTTCTCTCAAACTCTTTAGTTTCCTCTGATGCTCATGTACTATGACTTCAAAACATCTAATTGTCAGGTAGGATTAGTTCTTTCATGCCATGCCCTAATCTTTTTTCAGTCAAAGTTACTGACCAGTTCAAGATTTAGGGTTCAtggttgtttcttttttttctatttcaaaaaaataaaaaggttaCTGATCGGTAACTACTATCCTATTTCCTGAACAGCCAGTCCTCATTAACAGGGGAGTCAGGGACAACAAAGAAAACAGCAAATATTCGAGAAGATCGAACGACTCCTTTGCTAGAGTTAAGAAACATTTGTTTCATGGTATGCAAATGTATATATAGTTCATTTCTTCCACTCCATCGTGTGTATCGTTTGTCTAATTTTGGTACCTGATGGTGACGATAAAACATATTTCAGGGAACTAGTGGCTTATCCGGTAGTGGTACTGCTTTAATGGTTTCAACTGGCGCAAAGACTTACATGAGTACCATGTTCTCGACCATTGGGAAGAATAAACAACCTGACACATTTGGGAAAAGCGTTCGAAATATTTCTTATTGGCTCATTGCGGTACGTTGCGAACTTCCAAACAATAATGCAggacattcccaaataacaaaTATCTCAAGGAATTTCTAAGCTTAAACAAATTATGTTCTGCGTATTTTTATCTTAAGTGGTGCTTATGTGGTGTTGCAGGAATCTACCGATACTGGCCTAGTAAACAGAGAAAAATGGAATCAAACATGGTTTTCCTTGGCATCCTAACCTTCTATGACCCTCCCAAGAGCTCAGCCAAGGAAGCATTTCGGAGGTTAGCGGAGAAGGGTGTAGAAGCCAAAGTATTAACTGGAGACTCACTCTCCTTAGCTATAAGAGTCTGCAAAGAGGTAGGAATTAGAACTACTTATGCATCCACAGGACCAGACCTCGAACTCTTAGACCCTTCAACCTTTCATGAGACAGTTCAGAGGGCTACGGTTTTCGCTCGACTGACCCCAACGCAGAAACTCCGCGTGGTTCAGTCTCTGCAGACAGCTGGAGATCATGTTGTCGGGTTCTTGGGAGACGGAGTAAATGACTCGCCTGCAATGGATGCTGCAGATGTTGGGATATCAGTTGATTCAGGTGTATCTGTGGCTAAAGACCTTGCTGACATTATACTACTGGAGAAAGACTTAAACGTTTTAGTTTCCGGTGTAGAGCGAGGAACAATTACTTATGGGAACACAATGAAGTACATAAAGTTATCGGTGGTG includes the following:
- the LOC113290347 gene encoding uncharacterized protein LOC113290347; this translates as MTSKHLIVSQSSLTGESGTTKKTANIREDRTTPLLELRNICFMGTSGLSGSGTALMVSTGAKTYMSTMFSTIGKNKQPDTFGKSVRNISYWLIAWCLCGVAGIYRYWPSKQRKMESNMVFLGILTFYDPPKSSAKEAFRRLAEKGVEAKVLTGDSLSLAIRVCKEVGIRTTYASTGPDLELLDPSTFHETVQRATVFARLTPTQKLRVVQSLQTAGDHVVGFLGDGVNDSPAMDAADVGISVDSGVSVAKDLADIILLEKDLNVLVSGVERGTITYGNTMKYIKLSVVANVGSIVSLLIAVVLLGYEPLTARQLVVQNFLYNVGQIPIPWDTVEEDYAKFPQRRSSKSIPMLMLWNGPVCSMFDIGCLVFFWCYYEVYHPSSGDKLYHSGWFVEGLLMQTLIIHMIRTEKIPFIQEVASWPVICSTVLISAVGIALPFTPIWKVMGMTDLPLSYFGFLDVLFLGYFFLSQVVKRVYIRTYKEWL